In one window of Corynebacterium incognita DNA:
- a CDS encoding glycosyltransferase family protein: MSLQKRVAIMSSKRILVGGYIDLNAVDGSAFFIAGLTSMLARFPNLEFVLAPAVEVVDWTVLSEVLPYPNVEILDPKSDYVVRTPSGSRLSRQDYALSVAEIIRERSVDQAIVRDSDTGKLLAENLGDQASKLFVYVTGISALNGGISKHLQECLQSLIDSPSGLLFQTPHMVEVLSQNGVQVCDEKYHILPPHVPPIGELEKSTHTRSTGCNLIYSGKFFPDWNVDKILAGFKSVSQDLPRNALSLDVVGKHFRDDTSKPNYVANTKYLLSNTDQVTWYGGMSRAKTRHLISKSDIGISWRRNHLDSSTELSTKVLEYGSLGKPVVLNRTASHEALLGKDYPFFCNSMAEYKRILSRLPDLAEEILEAGDRCFEVAQEYTYDRVAEGLLLFMNRFENGNAGDGALFVADGSLSAQLAVIGKPENSQLQIDGAVARLSVRGELGRTSYSALELDREALGWKQLTSRLEHSLLEVTSAGQPMVLGHSETSLSQIRTENELLKRQLAAEKAKLDKVRGVLKRLDSAPGGSVAVKLIKRLQKQVLK; this comes from the coding sequence GTGAGCTTGCAGAAGAGGGTAGCAATCATGTCGAGTAAACGTATCTTGGTCGGAGGTTATATCGACCTAAATGCAGTGGACGGCTCTGCCTTTTTCATTGCAGGACTCACTTCGATGTTAGCCAGGTTTCCGAACTTGGAATTTGTGCTGGCGCCTGCAGTAGAAGTTGTGGATTGGACTGTGTTGTCCGAGGTGCTGCCGTATCCAAATGTCGAAATCCTAGATCCCAAGAGTGACTATGTGGTTAGAACGCCGAGTGGCAGCCGTCTTTCTCGGCAGGATTATGCACTCTCTGTCGCGGAAATAATTCGCGAAAGGTCCGTTGATCAGGCGATCGTGCGAGATTCTGACACTGGTAAGTTGTTGGCCGAAAATTTGGGAGACCAAGCAAGTAAACTTTTTGTCTATGTAACCGGGATATCTGCTCTAAATGGAGGGATTTCAAAGCATTTGCAAGAGTGCCTTCAGAGCCTTATAGACAGTCCATCCGGACTCTTGTTCCAGACCCCACATATGGTCGAGGTCCTTTCTCAAAACGGTGTGCAAGTCTGTGACGAGAAATACCATATCCTTCCGCCTCATGTTCCCCCTATCGGCGAACTTGAGAAGTCCACGCATACGCGAAGCACTGGTTGCAACTTAATCTATAGTGGAAAATTCTTTCCAGATTGGAACGTGGACAAGATCCTGGCGGGCTTTAAATCAGTCAGTCAAGACTTGCCACGCAACGCCCTGTCGCTCGACGTGGTAGGCAAGCATTTTCGAGATGACACTTCTAAACCCAATTACGTAGCAAACACAAAATATCTTCTTTCAAATACCGATCAAGTCACCTGGTACGGTGGCATGTCTCGTGCAAAGACAAGGCATCTAATCTCCAAATCTGATATCGGAATAAGCTGGAGAAGAAACCATCTAGATTCCAGCACTGAACTCTCGACAAAGGTTTTGGAATATGGCTCGTTAGGCAAGCCAGTAGTGCTGAACCGTACTGCGTCACACGAAGCGCTCCTCGGAAAAGACTATCCCTTTTTCTGCAACTCCATGGCTGAATACAAGCGAATTTTATCTAGGCTTCCAGACCTGGCGGAAGAAATTTTAGAAGCGGGCGACCGTTGCTTCGAAGTCGCGCAAGAATACACATATGACCGCGTTGCCGAGGGGCTACTTCTCTTCATGAATCGGTTTGAGAACGGCAATGCCGGGGACGGCGCTTTATTCGTGGCTGATGGCAGTCTCTCCGCTCAACTTGCGGTTATTGGTAAGCCCGAGAATAGCCAGCTGCAAATTGACGGTGCAGTCGCAAGGTTGTCGGTTAGGGGGGAACTCGGTCGTACTAGTTACTCTGCTCTAGAGCTCGACCGTGAAGCACTAGGCTGGAAGCAATTAACAAGCCGACTTGAACATTCACTGTTAGAAGTCACCTCGGCCGGCCAGCCTATGGTGCTTGGCCACTCGGAGACGTCTCTTTCTCAGATTAGAACTGAGAATGAACTTCTAAAACGACAATTAGCAGCCGAGAAAGCCAAACTTGACAAGGTACGTGGGGTTTTAAAGCGTCTCGATTCCGCTCCAGGTGGCTCTGTAGCGGTAAAACTCATAAAGCGACTGCAAAAGCAGGTTCTGAAGTGA
- a CDS encoding glycosyltransferase family 4 protein has protein sequence MKTIKRSARALVVTNAYPSKANLYRNGFVHSRVRGYLEEGLEVEVFYNHQPIENPYNYEFGGVKVRVGNDQELERLVAARSYDVILVHFAEPSRIEPLRRAKVSVPIIVWIHGFEAEGWYRRWFNFIGSPELIGEALDKREWYYEPQNAFFRELVTDPELDVSFVNVSDWFQKMVVEPDIGTEIERSVTIPNFVDGQQFPYSPKREEHRLKILTIRPFASYKYANDLTVEAISELSSRPYFKELDFTICGEGRLFDSLTNRLRKFKNVNLVPRFLKQTEISQFHEKNGVFLAPTRFDSQGVSTCEAMSSGLVPVSTDIAAIPEFINHGSSGLLAPPEDPVAIADLVERLYFDPELFLSLSRSASRSIQIKCGREATIGREISTIMERVHANGR, from the coding sequence TTGAAAACCATTAAGCGTAGTGCACGCGCTCTAGTTGTAACCAACGCCTATCCCAGCAAAGCAAATCTGTATCGAAACGGGTTTGTTCACAGTAGGGTGAGAGGTTATTTAGAAGAGGGGCTCGAAGTTGAGGTTTTTTACAACCACCAACCGATCGAGAATCCGTACAATTACGAGTTTGGGGGCGTGAAGGTTCGCGTTGGAAACGACCAAGAACTTGAGCGCTTAGTCGCTGCGCGCTCGTATGATGTTATTCTCGTGCATTTCGCGGAGCCCTCTCGCATTGAGCCTTTACGTCGTGCAAAGGTGTCCGTGCCTATCATCGTTTGGATTCATGGTTTTGAAGCCGAAGGATGGTATCGAAGGTGGTTTAACTTCATAGGCTCCCCCGAGTTAATCGGCGAAGCCTTAGATAAAAGAGAGTGGTACTACGAGCCTCAGAACGCGTTTTTTCGTGAACTAGTTACCGATCCAGAACTGGATGTGTCTTTCGTCAACGTATCCGATTGGTTCCAGAAGATGGTCGTAGAGCCGGATATCGGTACTGAAATCGAACGCTCGGTTACTATTCCAAATTTCGTTGATGGACAACAGTTTCCGTACTCGCCGAAACGTGAAGAGCATCGGCTTAAGATTCTAACTATTAGGCCCTTCGCCTCTTATAAGTATGCCAATGATTTGACTGTCGAGGCTATATCAGAATTGAGTAGTCGCCCTTATTTTAAAGAGCTTGATTTCACGATCTGTGGTGAAGGACGTCTATTTGACAGCCTGACGAATAGGCTCCGGAAATTCAAGAATGTAAATCTTGTTCCTAGGTTTCTCAAGCAGACAGAAATATCCCAATTTCACGAGAAGAATGGGGTATTTCTCGCCCCTACTCGTTTTGATTCCCAAGGGGTATCGACTTGTGAGGCAATGAGCTCCGGATTGGTTCCTGTATCAACGGATATCGCCGCGATTCCGGAATTTATTAATCATGGTTCCTCCGGCTTGCTCGCTCCTCCGGAAGACCCGGTTGCAATCGCAGACCTGGTGGAAAGGCTCTACTTCGACCCAGAGCTGTTTCTTTCACTGTCTCGTTCCGCGAGTCGCTCAATTCAAATTAAATGTGGACGAGAAGCAACGATAGGTCGAGAAATCTCGACGATAATGGAGAGGGTGCATGCCAATGGACGATAA
- a CDS encoding ABC transporter permease, producing the protein MQAGRGMYLGKLWEILNPLLQVAVFAVVFGVILKVSRGMDNYIGFLTIGVIFFGMLGRGLTQGNGLIKSSRAMLSAFSFPRAIVPLSASLKGAIDDIAPAIVAIAAAALLQISSGINWTILLTIPLFILIHVMSAGMTLITSRLTAFVPDLKGIISTLQRGLFFFSGVFYDVSRFADQPVLREIMLANPFYGFLSSVRECVLSGTVPPSSSWFYLSCWSFGTFIGGFLFFWAAEDRYSNVK; encoded by the coding sequence ATGCAAGCAGGAAGGGGAATGTATCTTGGAAAGCTGTGGGAAATACTGAACCCCCTCCTCCAAGTGGCGGTTTTTGCGGTAGTGTTTGGCGTCATTCTTAAAGTCAGTCGCGGAATGGACAACTACATCGGCTTTCTGACGATAGGAGTTATCTTTTTCGGAATGCTAGGGCGAGGCCTGACCCAAGGCAACGGGCTAATAAAGTCGTCACGGGCCATGCTCTCCGCATTTTCATTTCCAAGAGCCATTGTGCCTCTTTCAGCCAGTTTGAAAGGGGCGATCGACGACATCGCCCCAGCAATCGTAGCAATAGCTGCCGCCGCACTTTTGCAAATTTCATCCGGAATCAACTGGACTATTTTGCTTACAATTCCGCTCTTTATATTGATTCATGTGATGAGTGCTGGAATGACTCTAATCACCAGTCGGCTTACTGCCTTCGTTCCTGATCTAAAGGGAATTATTTCGACGTTACAACGCGGTCTCTTCTTTTTCTCCGGAGTCTTTTACGATGTAAGTCGATTCGCAGACCAACCAGTGCTGCGAGAAATTATGCTAGCTAACCCGTTTTACGGATTTTTGTCCTCGGTCCGCGAATGTGTTCTTTCGGGCACAGTCCCGCCCTCAAGCTCATGGTTTTACCTGTCGTGTTGGAGCTTCGGCACTTTCATTGGCGGTTTTCTATTTTTCTGGGCTGCGGAAGATCGGTACTCAAATGTTAAATAA
- a CDS encoding ABC transporter ATP-binding protein: MLNKNTVVARNLSKTYTLSKSGSEVSLFGKKNRITVEALKDVSFVARAGESIGVVGHNGAGKSTLFRLISGGESPTTGQIYVSSQPTLLGVSSALQSQLSGRVNIRLGLLAMGLSPAEVESREASVSEWAEIGDAIDRPLTTYSSGMRARLVFAISTEVRRELLLIDEALSTGDKAFKDRATERMDSFLDSSGTVFLVSHGAGTIKDYCDRALWIHNGEIIMDDDATETSKTYVRWAQYRSKNMDKSANSLLEDCRNVYVKPQIVFESEAVSYLDW; the protein is encoded by the coding sequence ATGTTAAATAAGAACACGGTTGTCGCACGTAATCTTTCCAAAACTTATACCCTCTCAAAAAGTGGCTCTGAAGTTAGCCTTTTTGGAAAAAAGAATCGGATTACGGTGGAAGCACTAAAGGATGTGTCTTTTGTCGCCCGTGCTGGCGAGTCAATAGGTGTTGTAGGACATAACGGGGCTGGCAAATCAACGCTATTCCGCCTAATTTCGGGAGGTGAGTCGCCTACTACCGGGCAAATTTACGTTTCTTCTCAACCCACACTCCTTGGAGTTTCTTCTGCGCTCCAATCGCAGCTTTCCGGGCGAGTTAATATTCGTTTAGGGCTCCTTGCGATGGGCCTTTCTCCTGCAGAAGTAGAAAGCCGAGAGGCCTCAGTGTCCGAGTGGGCAGAAATCGGAGATGCGATTGACCGGCCACTGACGACTTACTCTTCGGGAATGCGGGCTCGCCTAGTCTTTGCAATTTCAACAGAGGTTCGCCGCGAGCTACTTCTCATCGACGAAGCTCTCTCTACTGGAGACAAAGCCTTCAAGGATAGGGCAACCGAAAGAATGGACTCTTTCCTAGATTCCTCTGGAACCGTTTTCTTAGTTTCGCACGGAGCGGGGACAATCAAGGACTACTGCGACAGAGCGCTGTGGATTCACAATGGCGAAATCATTATGGACGACGATGCAACAGAAACTTCCAAAACGTACGTACGGTGGGCACAGTATCGTTCAAAGAATATGGACAAATCAGCCAATTCCCTTTTGGAGGATTGCCGCAACGTCTACGTTAAACCTCAAATAGTGTTCGAATCCGAGGCCGTCAGCTATTTAGACTGGTGA
- a CDS encoding glycosyltransferase family 4 protein: MISREPFLTVEKASERLSQSSFRVGLVLRKLVESKPWRKVSSGAEERMLNTDARLLCRPFPSAGKRKPLSTGAPHVLMLLTNSYPYSQSGYAERSHKILEAMEAGGLSVLPVTRFQYPYVVGKIPSSYADRWGTVTYIRLTSWFLPPKKAAEDMKMVRFLVHRARESKADVIHTTTGDRNAWIAAQAAAILGIPWTYEVRGEPHNTWLSKFPVNQQHLMRESRYYKAAAEYELSAMRAADSVFVLSQVSKEEIEAQGIPREKIVVVPNSVTKSEVEIGLDRLRTADPRPFQAKESVVVGTVSSLVDYEGLEVLLQAIPYLPPRVSCLIVGDGRILPDLKKLVRELGIQDRVQFPGRVPVEEAEHWYKKLDVFVIPRRDTEVCRNVTPLKGLRALAYGIPVVATDLPALREVTGNLGQYCTPDDAVALAQGIKQVLNLDGQELSMLRRASIEWASSRTWESAAEAFNKRFKQVSNSVV, translated from the coding sequence TTGATCAGCAGAGAACCATTTCTGACTGTAGAAAAAGCTTCTGAACGTTTAAGCCAATCGAGTTTTAGGGTTGGTTTAGTTCTTAGGAAGCTTGTTGAATCAAAGCCTTGGCGTAAGGTTTCGTCTGGTGCTGAGGAAAGAATGCTTAATACAGATGCTCGACTTCTGTGTCGGCCCTTTCCTTCGGCGGGGAAAAGGAAGCCTCTATCCACCGGCGCGCCTCATGTCCTAATGCTTTTGACGAATAGCTATCCATATTCACAGTCTGGTTATGCAGAGCGCTCTCACAAAATTCTTGAAGCTATGGAAGCGGGAGGTCTTTCAGTGCTCCCAGTAACAAGATTCCAGTATCCGTATGTTGTCGGAAAGATTCCTTCTAGTTATGCGGATCGCTGGGGGACTGTTACATACATTCGTCTAACTTCGTGGTTCTTGCCGCCTAAAAAGGCTGCGGAAGATATGAAGATGGTGCGATTCCTCGTTCACCGTGCGCGGGAGTCTAAGGCTGACGTCATTCATACTACAACCGGGGACAGAAATGCTTGGATAGCAGCTCAAGCGGCCGCTATATTAGGGATTCCTTGGACATACGAGGTTAGGGGCGAGCCACACAATACGTGGCTCTCTAAGTTTCCCGTAAACCAACAGCATTTAATGCGGGAGTCTCGCTACTACAAGGCCGCTGCAGAGTACGAATTGTCAGCGATGAGGGCAGCAGATTCCGTTTTTGTACTGAGCCAAGTATCGAAAGAAGAAATTGAGGCACAGGGAATACCGCGCGAAAAGATTGTAGTAGTACCTAATTCAGTGACTAAGTCCGAAGTCGAAATCGGACTGGATCGCCTACGAACAGCTGACCCTCGACCATTTCAAGCCAAAGAGTCGGTGGTTGTTGGAACAGTTTCTTCGTTGGTTGACTACGAAGGACTCGAAGTGCTTTTGCAAGCCATTCCGTACCTCCCCCCGAGAGTCTCGTGCCTAATTGTAGGTGATGGGCGAATTCTTCCGGATCTCAAGAAGCTTGTCCGCGAGTTAGGAATTCAAGATCGAGTACAGTTTCCAGGTCGAGTGCCGGTTGAAGAGGCCGAACATTGGTATAAGAAGCTCGATGTCTTCGTGATACCGAGGAGGGATACGGAGGTCTGTCGAAACGTCACTCCTTTGAAAGGACTTCGCGCACTTGCCTACGGCATACCAGTTGTTGCAACAGATCTGCCAGCATTACGAGAAGTGACGGGAAACTTGGGTCAGTATTGCACGCCCGATGACGCGGTGGCGTTGGCGCAAGGTATAAAACAAGTCTTGAACTTAGACGGCCAGGAACTCTCGATGCTGCGGCGGGCCAGTATTGAGTGGGCGTCTAGCCGGACATGGGAATCCGCAGCGGAGGCTTTTAATAAGCGATTCAAACAAGTGTCCAACTCTGTTGTATAA
- a CDS encoding glycosyltransferase family 4 protein, with protein MKILVVSQYWSPENGIPQRRWNWLSDLLISAGHELVVLAPPPHYERKVTWRRWAKQVFRSGKRREPLKSRETIYRVGFVPDTRSLTSRILNQAIVALTTLYVGCSLKRTQDFSPDVVVGTVPALPTAIVAQILGRAFNRPYVIDLRDAWPELLEESRHWNKSLGHKSLREKVLSKGPLQLLLWTTKRALDWSLRRASGVILTSSELLKELEEKHKGNGKQQLLLVRNVFPSETSHEQKGTRQQHDSLSQLNVLYAGTLGRAQNLTNAIDALRECRANGYNVHLRFVGTGAARDQLVRSSVDLKDFIEFFPRAEADSLEEHYLWADTALVHLTDWPALRKAVPSKLYELMEHNIHITAVVGGEAAQLVSAADAGTVVEPENPSQLSRRWAQLIEEPGLLNVSETGKEWVTKQRTNVTAELLERFFAQIRNG; from the coding sequence GTGAAAATCTTAGTAGTCTCGCAGTACTGGTCACCTGAGAACGGTATTCCCCAGCGACGTTGGAACTGGCTCAGTGACCTTTTGATCAGTGCGGGGCACGAATTAGTTGTATTGGCTCCTCCGCCCCATTACGAGCGCAAAGTTACCTGGAGGCGCTGGGCGAAGCAAGTGTTCCGCAGCGGAAAACGTCGGGAGCCGCTCAAGAGCCGCGAAACTATCTACCGTGTAGGGTTTGTACCTGATACACGGTCCTTAACGAGCCGAATCCTCAATCAAGCAATCGTGGCATTGACGACTCTTTACGTTGGATGCAGCCTTAAGCGGACTCAAGACTTTTCACCCGATGTGGTGGTTGGTACGGTGCCAGCTTTACCCACTGCTATCGTTGCCCAGATACTTGGCCGAGCATTCAACAGGCCATACGTGATCGACCTTCGAGATGCGTGGCCTGAACTTTTGGAAGAGTCGCGGCATTGGAATAAAAGCCTCGGCCACAAGTCCTTGCGGGAAAAAGTCCTTTCAAAGGGGCCGTTGCAGCTTTTGCTTTGGACAACAAAACGCGCGCTCGATTGGTCTTTGCGAAGAGCATCCGGAGTTATTTTGACCTCCAGCGAACTTCTCAAAGAGCTTGAAGAGAAGCATAAGGGAAACGGAAAGCAGCAGCTTCTTTTAGTCAGAAACGTATTTCCTTCTGAGACCTCACATGAGCAGAAAGGTACGAGACAGCAGCACGATTCACTAAGCCAGCTAAACGTATTGTATGCAGGAACCCTGGGGCGTGCCCAAAATTTGACCAATGCTATCGACGCACTACGCGAATGTCGCGCTAACGGGTACAACGTCCATTTACGCTTCGTTGGAACCGGCGCCGCGCGAGACCAATTGGTCCGGAGCTCAGTAGATCTGAAGGATTTTATCGAATTCTTCCCTCGGGCTGAGGCCGATTCTTTAGAAGAGCATTACCTCTGGGCAGACACAGCACTTGTGCACTTGACCGATTGGCCGGCGTTACGCAAGGCTGTTCCTTCCAAACTTTATGAGTTAATGGAACATAACATACACATAACTGCTGTAGTTGGTGGAGAAGCCGCCCAACTCGTTTCTGCAGCCGACGCAGGAACGGTAGTCGAGCCTGAGAACCCATCACAACTCTCACGGCGCTGGGCACAGTTGATTGAGGAACCTGGCCTGCTTAACGTCTCCGAAACCGGGAAAGAATGGGTTACTAAACAACGGACAAACGTTACAGCGGAGCTATTGGAACGTTTTTTCGCTCAAATACGCAACGGTTGA
- the wecC gene encoding UDP-N-acetyl-D-mannosamine dehydrogenase, with translation MVSVTGATAEFEKVCVVGLGYIGLPTAAFIASKGVPVVGVDVNPRTVELINDGQVPFFEPGFDVLMEKVVKEGLLTAQSTQISADAYIICVPTPFMGGYAVDTKYIDSAVEAIAPFLEPGALVVLESTVPPKTTESMASKIIELRPDLTLDDSQENAIFVAHCPERVLPGRIMEEMESNDRVIGGLTDKATELAVALYSTFCSAELLKTDATTAEMAKLTENSFRDVNIAFANELSIISDKLGIDVWELIDLANHHPRVNILQPGPGVGGHCIAVDPWFIVSAVPEEARIIKTSRLINDEKPNWVIRKVLEAVNGETSPVIAALGIAFKNDIDDLRESPSLEIVRSLAEDNPKFDIRVVEPNISELPAKLEAQDNVSLQSMDRAIEAADLVVLLVNHKQFVALDKSKLAGKKVIDTKGVWA, from the coding sequence GTGGTTTCAGTGACAGGTGCAACGGCTGAGTTTGAAAAAGTTTGTGTAGTCGGCTTGGGTTATATCGGTTTGCCGACTGCCGCTTTCATTGCGTCAAAGGGCGTGCCGGTGGTTGGTGTAGATGTCAACCCTAGAACGGTGGAGTTGATTAATGACGGCCAAGTGCCCTTTTTTGAGCCGGGCTTTGACGTGCTCATGGAAAAAGTGGTCAAAGAAGGTCTTTTGACTGCCCAGTCCACTCAAATATCGGCGGATGCGTACATCATCTGTGTACCTACTCCTTTTATGGGAGGCTACGCCGTAGATACCAAGTACATCGATTCCGCTGTTGAAGCCATTGCCCCTTTCTTGGAACCGGGAGCTCTAGTGGTATTGGAATCTACGGTTCCGCCGAAAACTACCGAATCGATGGCTTCCAAGATCATTGAGCTGCGGCCAGATCTGACTTTGGATGATAGCCAGGAGAACGCTATTTTTGTCGCACACTGTCCCGAAAGGGTTCTTCCTGGGCGGATCATGGAAGAGATGGAAAGCAACGATAGGGTAATTGGTGGGCTGACTGATAAAGCTACTGAGCTTGCTGTTGCTTTGTATTCTACGTTCTGTTCTGCGGAGCTGCTCAAGACCGATGCAACCACTGCTGAAATGGCCAAGCTAACGGAAAATTCTTTCCGAGATGTGAACATTGCATTCGCTAATGAACTGTCCATTATCAGTGACAAACTCGGCATTGACGTATGGGAATTGATCGATCTTGCGAATCATCATCCACGTGTTAACATCCTTCAACCCGGCCCAGGTGTAGGAGGGCATTGCATCGCGGTTGATCCTTGGTTCATCGTGTCTGCTGTGCCCGAAGAAGCTCGCATAATCAAGACTTCACGACTGATTAACGACGAGAAGCCTAATTGGGTCATAAGGAAAGTTCTTGAAGCTGTAAACGGGGAGACCTCGCCAGTGATTGCAGCACTTGGTATTGCATTCAAGAACGATATTGATGACCTGAGGGAGTCCCCGTCTCTGGAAATTGTACGGAGCCTGGCGGAGGATAACCCCAAGTTCGATATTCGAGTCGTGGAACCCAACATTAGTGAGCTTCCCGCGAAGCTAGAAGCTCAAGACAATGTTTCCCTTCAGTCAATGGATCGCGCTATTGAAGCTGCGGACTTGGTAGTTCTTTTGGTTAATCATAAGCAGTTTGTAGCCTTGGATAAGAGTAAACTCGCTGGTAAAAAGGTTATCGATACCAAGGGCGTTTGGGCTTAA
- a CDS encoding terminase gpP N-terminus-related DNA-binding protein → MTNVRYTDAQRLKALEVFDRTQSATKTVRELGYPGRWTLHRWIRERDEPPAAPIRRTTLKRYPLATKLKAVELFTAGMSPDAIASELSLNSKKSVYAWAQRFREEERWGLMSATERKQSAGIVTRKAFEKSLPDDAAELKKLAARLSAERPC, encoded by the coding sequence ATGACTAACGTGCGATACACAGATGCCCAGCGGCTCAAGGCATTAGAAGTATTCGATAGAACACAATCTGCTACCAAGACCGTTCGTGAGTTGGGCTACCCAGGCCGTTGGACACTCCATCGATGGATCAGAGAGCGTGATGAACCCCCAGCTGCCCCCATTCGGCGTACGACCTTAAAGCGCTACCCACTTGCGACAAAGCTCAAAGCCGTTGAGCTCTTCACCGCCGGTATGTCTCCTGACGCCATCGCATCTGAGCTTTCGCTGAACTCGAAAAAGAGCGTCTACGCTTGGGCCCAACGATTCCGCGAAGAAGAAAGGTGGGGCTTGATGAGCGCAACTGAACGCAAACAGTCTGCCGGCATTGTCACTCGTAAAGCCTTTGAGAAATCGCTTCCAGATGATGCGGCTGAACTCAAGAAGCTGGCAGCACGCCTATCAGCGGAAAGACCATGTTAG
- a CDS encoding IS3 family transposase produces MSLVKPLRNRFQMMRLNSRSWQHAYQRKDHVRERTGSIKKDDSIAPANLSNKFKAIVVDALRSSFPMSLLLDIVGLSSSSFYYQLKALNGPSKYAELTEVVTKIVEHSGFSYGYRRVWIQLKKLGIKVREKVVRRIISTKGLTVRYVKKRRRYLSYRGEI; encoded by the coding sequence TTGTCACTCGTAAAGCCTTTGAGAAATCGCTTCCAGATGATGCGGCTGAACTCAAGAAGCTGGCAGCACGCCTATCAGCGGAAAGACCATGTTAGAGAAAGAACTGGAAGCATTAAAAAAGACGACAGCATCGCCCCTGCCAACCTCAGTAACAAGTTCAAAGCCATTGTGGTCGATGCGTTACGGTCTTCTTTTCCAATGTCGTTGTTGCTCGACATTGTTGGTCTTTCTTCATCCAGCTTCTATTACCAGCTCAAAGCCCTAAATGGCCCGTCAAAATATGCAGAACTGACAGAGGTGGTAACCAAAATCGTCGAGCATTCTGGATTCAGCTATGGATATCGTCGCGTATGGATCCAGCTGAAGAAACTGGGTATCAAGGTCAGGGAGAAAGTCGTGCGTCGAATCATCTCTACCAAAGGACTCACGGTGCGCTACGTGAAGAAAAGGCGTCGCTATTTGTCCTATCGTGGTGAGATTTAG
- a CDS encoding IS3 family transposase: MSKKGCSPDNSACEGLFGRMKNEMFYGRKWPHCDELEQAIHEYVGFYNEHRIKLEFDGLSINQRRRELLL, encoded by the coding sequence ATGTCGAAGAAGGGATGTTCACCCGACAATTCAGCGTGCGAGGGATTGTTCGGCAGAATGAAAAATGAGATGTTCTATGGACGTAAGTGGCCCCATTGTGATGAATTGGAGCAAGCAATTCATGAATATGTTGGCTTCTATAACGAACATAGAATCAAGCTTGAGTTCGATGGATTAAGCATCAATCAACGCAGGCGCGAACTGCTACTCTGA